One window from the genome of Silvimonas iriomotensis encodes:
- a CDS encoding nucleotidyltransferase family protein has product MVSQLQPNESLEARLRSMVQADAQLLALLACVRAIGLKDWCIAAGAVRNRVWQQLHGQTSLCQPNDVDVCYFDADLPPDHARQVQAALAAAQPEVHWDVVNQAWAHLFNGLAAVGSLAQGLASRPETATAVGVWLDETGQVQVLAPLGLDDLFGLQLRRNPAFANEDVFRQRLTQKQWQRHWPLLTLQD; this is encoded by the coding sequence ATGGTCAGCCAGTTACAGCCCAATGAAAGCCTTGAAGCGCGGTTGCGCAGTATGGTGCAGGCAGATGCACAGCTGCTGGCACTGCTGGCTTGCGTACGTGCCATTGGGCTCAAAGACTGGTGCATTGCAGCGGGCGCGGTGCGCAACCGCGTCTGGCAGCAGCTGCACGGGCAGACCAGCTTGTGTCAGCCCAATGATGTGGATGTGTGTTATTTCGATGCTGACCTGCCGCCGGATCACGCCCGGCAAGTGCAAGCCGCGCTGGCGGCAGCGCAGCCAGAGGTGCACTGGGACGTGGTAAATCAGGCCTGGGCTCATCTGTTCAACGGGCTGGCAGCGGTGGGTTCACTGGCGCAAGGCCTGGCCAGCCGGCCAGAGACGGCAACGGCAGTCGGGGTGTGGCTGGATGAAACAGGGCAGGTGCAGGTGCTGGCACCACTGGGGCTGGATGATCTGTTTGGCTTGCAGTTGCGCCGCAACCCGGCGTTTGCCAATGAGGATGTGTTCCGGCAACGCCTGACGCAAAAACAATGGCAGCGGCACTGGCCGCTGCTCACTTTGCAAGATTGA
- a CDS encoding phosphoglycerate kinase: MAYRKMTELDLSGKKVLIRADLNVPVKDGVIGDDTRIRASLPTIEAALKAGAGVIVMSHLGRPTEGQVNPEDSLSGVAARMGELLGRKIDVLDNWEGYQVKPGDVVLLQNVRCNVGEKKNSDELGKKYAALCDVFVNDAFGTAHRAEASTHAVAKFAPAACAGILMAGELDALGKALAHPARPLVAIVAGSKVSTKLTILESLADKVDQLVVGGGIANTFLLAEGKQVGKSLAEADLVGNARAVISKLRARGGDVPLPTDVVIGKKFDANEPAVVKPLAAVEADDMIFDIGPDSAKALADVLKNAGTIVWNGPVGVFEFDQFGNGTKVVAEAIAESSAFSIAGGGDTLAAVAKYGITDKVSYISTGGGAFLEFLEGKVLPAVEILETRYNG, translated from the coding sequence ATGGCGTACCGCAAAATGACCGAGCTGGACTTGTCCGGCAAGAAAGTGCTGATCCGTGCTGACCTCAACGTGCCCGTCAAGGATGGCGTCATTGGTGACGACACCCGTATCCGCGCATCGCTGCCCACCATTGAAGCCGCCCTCAAGGCCGGCGCCGGTGTGATCGTGATGAGCCATCTGGGCCGCCCGACTGAAGGCCAGGTCAACCCGGAAGACAGCCTGTCTGGCGTTGCTGCACGCATGGGCGAGTTGCTGGGCCGCAAGATTGACGTGCTGGACAACTGGGAAGGCTACCAGGTCAAGCCGGGCGACGTCGTGCTGCTGCAGAACGTACGTTGTAATGTAGGCGAGAAAAAGAACAGTGACGAGCTGGGCAAGAAATACGCCGCGCTGTGCGATGTCTTCGTCAACGACGCATTCGGTACTGCACACCGCGCCGAAGCTTCGACCCACGCGGTTGCCAAGTTTGCCCCGGCCGCTTGCGCCGGCATCCTGATGGCAGGTGAACTGGATGCGCTGGGCAAGGCACTGGCCCACCCGGCCCGCCCGCTGGTCGCCATCGTGGCCGGTTCCAAGGTATCTACCAAGCTGACCATCCTTGAATCGCTGGCCGACAAGGTTGATCAACTGGTGGTGGGCGGCGGCATTGCCAACACCTTCTTGCTGGCCGAAGGCAAGCAAGTGGGCAAGTCGCTGGCCGAGGCTGACCTCGTCGGCAACGCCCGCGCCGTGATCAGCAAGCTGCGCGCACGCGGTGGCGATGTGCCGCTGCCGACCGACGTGGTCATCGGCAAGAAGTTCGACGCCAACGAACCGGCCGTAGTCAAGCCGCTGGCTGCTGTTGAAGCCGACGACATGATTTTTGATATCGGCCCGGATTCGGCCAAGGCCCTGGCTGACGTGCTGAAAAATGCCGGTACCATTGTCTGGAACGGCCCGGTTGGCGTGTTCGAGTTCGACCAGTTCGGCAACGGCACCAAAGTGGTGGCTGAAGCCATTGCCGAGTCTTCTGCGTTCTCGATCGCTGGCGGTGGCGATACCCTGGCTGCTGTGGCCAAGTACGGCATCACCGACAAGGTCAGCTATATCTCCACCGGTGGCGGCGCGTTCCTGGAATTCCTGGAAGGCAAGGTACTGCCGGCCGTAGAGATTCTGGAAACCCGTTACAACGGTTGA
- a CDS encoding MFS transporter, translated as MTQVSSLFRNRNFLLLWLSSIFGNLALAIATLSETWYVVKTLGVKEQLGFVMIAGSVPRIVLMAFGGVLADRMKRTRIIRFSLTTRVFLMLALVGLLYVNALNIVTLTGFAFLYGALDAFFWPARDALLPSVVPDLDLPRANSIMLTTNQIGLVFGPVLGGALLALLSYEWVFVFTAVMLAAGTFCVAQVKEPPMDWHAARKQVLAELKEGVQYALSSPVLRSLMIIYAIANLLFMGPLALGVPIVAADNLHGNAAVLSYLQSAFAAGMVTGGFLLTIFPPRKKRLLMIALVIVAEGVLLGSLSHVTWLTLAVCVQFLTGLGVVSNNVPMMSLIQQYADRSKIGRVMSLNTMASMGLSPLSYAMVTGLLSLHIGIGVIMPAFCLTMSAAMLVLIWTMPAIRQID; from the coding sequence ATGACCCAGGTCTCTTCGCTCTTTCGTAATCGCAATTTTTTACTGCTCTGGTTATCCAGCATTTTTGGCAACCTGGCACTGGCCATCGCCACGCTCTCCGAGACCTGGTACGTGGTCAAAACCCTTGGCGTCAAAGAGCAACTGGGCTTTGTGATGATCGCGGGCTCCGTGCCGCGCATTGTGCTGATGGCGTTTGGCGGGGTGCTGGCAGATCGCATGAAACGTACGCGCATCATCCGGTTCTCGCTCACCACGCGGGTATTCCTGATGCTGGCGCTGGTCGGGCTGTTGTATGTGAACGCGCTCAACATTGTCACGCTGACGGGATTTGCCTTTCTGTATGGCGCGCTGGATGCCTTCTTCTGGCCCGCGCGTGATGCGTTGTTGCCCAGCGTGGTGCCTGATCTGGATTTGCCGCGCGCCAACTCCATCATGCTGACCACCAACCAGATTGGCCTTGTGTTCGGGCCGGTGCTGGGGGGCGCCTTGCTGGCCTTGCTGAGCTACGAATGGGTGTTTGTCTTCACTGCCGTGATGCTGGCCGCCGGTACGTTCTGTGTGGCGCAGGTCAAAGAACCGCCCATGGATTGGCACGCCGCGCGCAAACAAGTGCTGGCTGAACTCAAAGAAGGCGTGCAGTACGCGCTGTCTTCGCCGGTATTGCGCTCGCTGATGATCATTTACGCCATCGCCAACCTGTTGTTCATGGGGCCGCTGGCGCTGGGCGTGCCGATTGTCGCGGCGGATAACCTGCACGGCAACGCGGCCGTGCTGTCTTATCTGCAAAGTGCGTTTGCGGCGGGCATGGTCACGGGCGGTTTCCTGTTGACGATATTCCCGCCCCGCAAAAAACGCTTGCTGATGATTGCGCTGGTGATCGTGGCCGAGGGCGTCTTGCTGGGCAGCCTGTCGCACGTGACCTGGCTGACGCTGGCGGTGTGCGTGCAGTTCCTGACCGGGCTGGGCGTGGTCAGCAACAATGTGCCGATGATGTCGCTGATCCAGCAATATGCCGATCGCAGCAAGATCGGCCGCGTCATGAGCCTGAACACCATGGCCTCCATGGGCTTGTCGCCGCTTAGTTACGCCATGGTCACCGGGCTGTTGTCCTTGCATATCGGCATCGGCGTGATCATGCCGGCGTTCTGTCTGACCATGAGCGCGGCCATGCTGGTACTGATCTGGACGATGCCGGCGATCCGTCAGATCGACTGA
- a CDS encoding GNAT family N-acetyltransferase, with protein sequence MPAAAGIAIALLEHTRPTAAAQIAQVMQQAAPDAPWLPEAAAITVDPARYLGAWRGEALVGVVALSILQESWQLVSSLAVVPAAQRQGIGRTLLDAALGLAGHQTVLLVAQAANVQALALYQQAGFSEHGRFVDEHRGEAMIRLWRPAPDQSI encoded by the coding sequence ATGCCTGCAGCCGCCGGGATTGCCATCGCCCTGCTTGAACACACCCGCCCGACGGCGGCGGCGCAGATTGCGCAAGTCATGCAGCAGGCCGCGCCAGATGCGCCCTGGTTGCCAGAGGCGGCCGCCATTACCGTGGACCCCGCGCGTTATCTGGGCGCATGGCGGGGCGAGGCACTGGTCGGCGTGGTGGCGTTGTCAATCTTGCAGGAGAGCTGGCAGCTCGTGTCGTCACTGGCGGTCGTGCCCGCAGCGCAGCGCCAGGGCATCGGCCGCACGCTGCTGGATGCAGCACTGGGCCTTGCCGGCCACCAGACCGTGCTGCTGGTCGCACAGGCTGCTAACGTGCAGGCGCTTGCGCTTTACCAGCAAGCCGGCTTCAGCGAACACGGCCGCTTTGTCGATGAACACCGCGGCGAAGCGATGATCCGGCTCTGGCGGCCAGCGCCGGATCAGTCGATCTGA
- a CDS encoding D-alanyl-D-alanine carboxypeptidase family protein: MISRNLTRTLIACSLLFAASAQAFTPPVPEINAKAYYLTDFQSGSELASRDANMRVEPASLTKLMTAYVVFKSVKEGRIRLDQQLTVSTKGWKTEGSRMFLDPKTPATVDDLIKGMIVQSGNDACVTLAEAIAGSEEVFAQMMNQQAQRLGMTGSHFMNSTGLPDPNHYMTVADLGKIAAAIIRDYPEFYPIYSMKEFTYNKIRQPNRNLLLYRDPNVDGMKTGHTNSAGFNLVASTHKDGRRLISVVVGTTGDEVRANESAKLLNWGTQFFDTPKVFTAKQALASQKVYKGAQDSVNIGFANDQFVTVPKGDASKLTTQVKLDEPLIAPIKAGQKLGTIDVLDQGKVIGQYPAQALDNVEEAGFFGRLIDSIKLMFHKWFGGK, translated from the coding sequence ATGATTTCCAGAAACCTGACCCGTACGCTGATTGCTTGTTCCCTCCTGTTCGCCGCCTCGGCTCAGGCTTTTACTCCTCCCGTTCCAGAGATCAACGCCAAAGCGTATTACCTGACGGACTTTCAAAGCGGTAGCGAGCTGGCCTCCCGCGACGCCAACATGCGCGTCGAACCTGCCAGCCTGACCAAGCTGATGACCGCTTATGTGGTCTTCAAGTCGGTCAAGGAAGGCCGTATCCGCCTTGACCAGCAACTGACGGTTTCCACCAAAGGCTGGAAAACCGAAGGTTCGCGCATGTTCCTGGACCCGAAAACCCCGGCCACCGTCGATGACCTGATCAAGGGCATGATTGTGCAATCGGGCAACGATGCCTGCGTGACACTGGCCGAAGCCATTGCCGGCAGCGAAGAAGTCTTTGCCCAGATGATGAACCAGCAAGCGCAGCGCCTTGGCATGACGGGTTCGCACTTCATGAACTCGACCGGCCTGCCTGACCCCAACCACTACATGACCGTGGCTGACCTGGGGAAGATTGCCGCGGCCATCATCCGCGACTATCCGGAGTTCTACCCGATCTACTCCATGAAGGAGTTCACGTACAACAAGATCCGCCAGCCCAACCGCAACCTCTTGCTGTACCGCGACCCGAACGTGGATGGCATGAAGACGGGCCACACCAACTCGGCCGGCTTTAACCTGGTCGCCAGTACGCACAAGGATGGTCGCCGTTTGATCTCCGTGGTGGTCGGTACGACGGGTGATGAAGTGCGCGCCAATGAATCGGCCAAGCTGCTGAACTGGGGCACCCAGTTCTTTGATACCCCCAAGGTCTTCACCGCCAAACAGGCGCTGGCCAGCCAGAAGGTTTACAAAGGCGCCCAGGACAGCGTGAATATCGGCTTTGCCAATGACCAGTTTGTCACCGTGCCCAAGGGCGACGCCAGCAAGCTGACCACGCAAGTGAAGCTGGATGAACCGCTGATTGCGCCGATCAAGGCCGGCCAGAAACTGGGCACCATCGATGTGCTGGACCAGGGCAAGGTGATTGGCCAGTACCCGGCGCAAGCGCTGGATAACGTGGAAGAAGCCGGCTTCTTTGGCCGCCTGATCGACAGTATCAAGCTGATGTTCCACAAGTGGTTCGGCGGCAAATAA
- a CDS encoding PhzF family phenazine biosynthesis protein, producing the protein MARYSYRIVNVFAETAWAGNPLAVFEDARGLDDNAMQTLAQQLNLSETTFVFPSGKADAHVRIFTPTYELPFAGHPTLGTAWVLSRALGRQQLTLEFKSGVIPVVAHEHNRMMLRANAPAYRFAPAAEVMAHALGIAPEQVAGTPRFVNTGTEQLIVPLASVEAVHACAPDLALMDQHAKNERGIMQALVWAWGDDEIVARFFWVQNGQLAEDHGTGSACANLGGWLLAEQSTVLPLSASMVQGHGIQRLAHLSLQISADKEIEVGGRVAEVGHGEFAWPDQAPGLLA; encoded by the coding sequence ATGGCCCGCTATTCATATCGCATCGTCAATGTGTTTGCAGAAACCGCCTGGGCGGGCAACCCGCTGGCCGTGTTTGAAGACGCACGCGGGCTGGATGACAACGCAATGCAAACGCTGGCGCAGCAGCTGAATCTGTCTGAAACCACGTTTGTGTTCCCCTCCGGCAAGGCCGACGCGCACGTGCGCATTTTTACGCCGACCTATGAACTGCCTTTTGCCGGCCACCCGACGCTGGGCACGGCCTGGGTGCTGTCGCGGGCGCTTGGCCGCCAGCAACTGACGCTGGAGTTCAAATCCGGCGTGATCCCGGTGGTGGCGCATGAGCACAACCGCATGATGCTCCGCGCCAATGCGCCGGCGTATCGGTTTGCGCCGGCGGCGGAAGTCATGGCACACGCGCTGGGTATTGCGCCAGAGCAGGTCGCCGGCACGCCGCGCTTTGTCAATACCGGCACCGAGCAACTGATTGTGCCGCTGGCCAGTGTCGAGGCCGTACACGCCTGCGCACCCGATCTGGCGCTGATGGACCAGCATGCGAAGAACGAACGCGGCATCATGCAGGCGCTGGTGTGGGCCTGGGGCGATGATGAAATCGTGGCGCGCTTTTTCTGGGTGCAGAACGGCCAGTTGGCAGAAGACCACGGCACCGGCTCGGCCTGCGCCAATCTGGGCGGCTGGTTGCTGGCAGAACAGAGCACCGTCTTGCCGCTGTCGGCCAGCATGGTGCAAGGGCACGGCATTCAGCGGTTGGCGCATCTTTCATTGCAGATCAGTGCCGACAAAGAGATCGAGGTCGGCGGCCGGGTGGCCGAGGTCGGCCATGGTGAATTTGCCTGGCCAGACCAGGCGCCAGGCCTGCTTGCCTGA
- the pcnB gene encoding polynucleotide adenylyltransferase PcnB: MIRKLIGKVLRRPGKRVLHAKHYGVRREDIHSGALKVCDRLQEAGYEAYVVGGAVRDLMLGKSPKDFDVATSATPEQVRHVFNRSRIIGRRFRIVHVPFYERGGEEIIEVTTFRGAGEAPTDESGRILRDNVYGSLEDDALRRDFTVNALYYDPSREEILDFHHGVDDLEARRLVMIGDPGIRYREDPVRMLRAIRLSAKLGLDIAPPTRKPIAECAGLLQNIPSARLFDEMMKLLLSGRAWDCLMALKADGLHKYLFPVLDQLLKSPQTTAFLQKALANTDKRLAEDKPVSAGFLFAALLWHEVEAAWQKKQAAGEYAVPALMAAMNEVETSVEKRLAIPNRYGAAMKEIWLLQPRFEQRVGSRPFRLFEQQRFRAAYDFLALRGECGLVDKELVEWWTQFQYCDDDTRSAMIARVTGPQKGPDRKRRRRRPAGKAGGAAKAGGESSGGNE, translated from the coding sequence ATGATTCGCAAATTGATCGGCAAGGTGCTGCGGCGCCCGGGTAAACGGGTTCTGCATGCCAAACACTACGGCGTACGCCGCGAGGATATTCATTCCGGCGCGCTTAAAGTGTGTGATCGCCTGCAAGAAGCAGGTTATGAGGCCTATGTTGTCGGGGGCGCCGTGCGCGACCTGATGCTGGGCAAATCTCCCAAAGACTTTGATGTGGCCACCAGCGCCACGCCGGAACAAGTGCGCCATGTGTTCAACCGCTCGCGCATTATTGGCCGGCGTTTTCGCATTGTGCACGTGCCGTTCTACGAGCGCGGCGGCGAAGAAATCATTGAAGTCACCACCTTCCGTGGTGCCGGTGAAGCGCCGACGGACGAGTCTGGCCGCATCCTGCGCGACAACGTGTATGGCTCGCTGGAAGACGATGCGCTGCGCCGTGACTTCACCGTCAACGCGCTGTATTACGATCCGTCGCGTGAAGAAATCCTGGATTTCCACCACGGCGTGGATGATCTGGAAGCCCGCCGTCTGGTCATGATCGGTGATCCGGGCATCCGCTACCGCGAAGACCCGGTGCGCATGCTGCGTGCCATCCGGCTCTCGGCCAAGCTGGGTCTGGACATCGCCCCGCCGACGCGCAAGCCGATTGCCGAATGCGCTGGCCTGCTGCAGAACATCCCGTCTGCGCGCCTGTTTGACGAGATGATGAAGCTGCTGTTGTCCGGCCGCGCCTGGGATTGCCTGATGGCGCTCAAGGCCGACGGCCTGCACAAGTATCTGTTCCCGGTGCTGGACCAGTTGTTGAAGTCGCCGCAAACCACGGCCTTCTTGCAAAAAGCGCTGGCCAATACCGACAAGCGCCTGGCCGAAGACAAGCCGGTCTCGGCCGGTTTCCTGTTTGCTGCCTTGTTGTGGCATGAAGTTGAAGCCGCGTGGCAAAAGAAACAGGCCGCAGGCGAATATGCGGTGCCGGCGCTGATGGCCGCCATGAACGAAGTGGAAACCAGCGTCGAAAAACGCCTGGCCATCCCCAACCGTTATGGCGCTGCCATGAAGGAAATCTGGCTGCTGCAACCGCGTTTTGAACAGCGTGTGGGTAGCCGTCCGTTCCGGTTGTTTGAACAACAGCGTTTCCGCGCCGCCTATGATTTTCTGGCCCTGCGTGGCGAGTGCGGTCTGGTGGACAAAGAACTGGTGGAATGGTGGACGCAGTTCCAGTACTGCGATGACGACACCCGCTCTGCCATGATCGCGCGCGTTACCGGCCCGCAAAAAGGCCCGGATCGCAAACGGCGTCGTCGGCGTCCTGCAGGCAAGGCCGGTGGCGCTGCCAAAGCCGGCGGCGAGAGCAGCGGCGGCAACGAGTAA
- the folK gene encoding 2-amino-4-hydroxy-6-hydroxymethyldihydropteridine diphosphokinase has protein sequence MTKFHRAFVALGANLDDPAAQLAAAVKALGELPHTTLVACSRFYASAPVGYADQPDFVNAVAAVDTGLTPDELLQGLLQIEAAQGRERTFRNAPRTLDLDVLLYDSITRNDAHLVIPHPRMHERAFVLVPLAEIAPDTVIPGLGPVTAFLGKVASQTLHPLG, from the coding sequence ATGACCAAGTTTCACCGCGCCTTTGTCGCACTGGGCGCCAATCTGGATGATCCGGCGGCGCAACTGGCCGCCGCGGTCAAAGCCCTGGGCGAGTTGCCGCACACCACGCTGGTGGCCTGTTCCCGCTTTTACGCTTCGGCCCCGGTGGGTTATGCCGACCAGCCCGATTTTGTGAATGCCGTGGCCGCAGTCGACACCGGCCTGACACCGGATGAACTCTTGCAGGGTCTGTTGCAGATTGAGGCCGCCCAGGGCCGCGAACGCACTTTCCGCAACGCCCCGCGCACACTGGATCTGGATGTACTGTTGTATGACAGCATCACCCGTAATGATGCGCATCTGGTCATCCCGCACCCCCGAATGCACGAGCGCGCCTTTGTATTGGTGCCGCTTGCAGAAATCGCCCCGGATACCGTGATCCCCGGTCTTGGCCCTGTAACGGCCTTCCTGGGGAAAGTCGCGAGCCAGACCTTGCATCCGTTGGGCTAA
- the panB gene encoding 3-methyl-2-oxobutanoate hydroxymethyltransferase — translation MKVTVNTLNKMKQDGQKIAMLTCYEASFATLLDEAGVDVLLIGDSLGNTVQGQTSTLPVTLDHMIYHTACVAKGTKDAMVLADLPFGAYQASPQQAFDSAVRLMQAGAEMVKLEGGMVMVETVDFLVNRGIPVCMHIGLQPQSVNIYGGYKVQGKTETEAETLKRDALALQAAGASLVLMEMVPAAVATEVTKLLTIPTIGIGAGVDCDGQVLVLHDMLGIYPGKKARFVKNFMTGASSIQGAVEGYVKAVKAGTFPAEEHSF, via the coding sequence ATGAAAGTCACCGTCAATACCCTGAATAAAATGAAGCAGGATGGCCAGAAGATCGCCATGCTGACCTGTTATGAAGCCAGCTTTGCCACCTTGCTTGACGAAGCGGGCGTGGATGTCCTGTTGATCGGGGACTCGCTGGGCAACACGGTTCAGGGCCAGACCTCCACACTGCCGGTGACGCTGGATCACATGATTTACCACACGGCATGCGTGGCCAAAGGCACCAAAGACGCCATGGTGCTGGCTGATCTGCCGTTTGGTGCTTATCAGGCCAGCCCGCAACAAGCGTTTGATAGCGCCGTGCGCCTGATGCAGGCCGGGGCCGAAATGGTCAAGCTTGAAGGCGGCATGGTCATGGTCGAGACCGTGGATTTTCTGGTGAACCGCGGTATTCCGGTGTGCATGCACATTGGTTTGCAGCCGCAGTCGGTCAATATCTACGGCGGCTACAAGGTGCAAGGCAAAACCGAAACCGAAGCCGAAACCCTCAAGCGCGATGCGCTGGCGCTGCAAGCCGCAGGCGCCAGCCTGGTGCTGATGGAAATGGTGCCCGCCGCCGTCGCCACTGAAGTCACCAAGTTGCTGACTATCCCCACCATCGGCATTGGTGCCGGGGTGGACTGTGACGGCCAGGTGCTGGTGCTGCACGACATGCTGGGCATTTACCCGGGCAAGAAAGCCCGTTTTGTGAAGAACTTCATGACCGGCGCCAGCAGCATCCAGGGCGCGGTTGAAGGCTATGTGAAGGCCGTCAAGGCGGGGACTTTCCCGGCTGAAGAGCATTCCTTCTGA
- a CDS encoding HD domain-containing protein: MNTAADFAAITSFVLELEKLKAVLRKNRPLGQTRFENTAEHSWQICLLAMSVLPHAAEPVDMGRVVQLLLVHDIPEIDAGDVNVYDATGRAAAEAKEEAGATRIFGLLPSATGAQMYALWREFTTGTSAEARYARAIDRMMPVLQNLNSAGQSWRENGIRIDQVTRMNHPKISGMFPTLWPLLEQQLQAAVTRGDLGPAGAE, from the coding sequence ATGAACACCGCCGCCGATTTTGCTGCGATCACGTCTTTTGTGCTGGAACTGGAAAAGCTCAAGGCCGTGTTGCGCAAGAACCGGCCGCTGGGTCAGACCCGGTTTGAAAACACCGCCGAACACAGCTGGCAGATTTGTCTGCTGGCCATGTCGGTGTTGCCGCACGCGGCAGAGCCGGTCGACATGGGCCGCGTTGTGCAACTCTTGCTGGTACACGACATCCCGGAAATCGACGCCGGCGATGTGAATGTGTACGACGCTACGGGGCGCGCTGCGGCCGAAGCAAAAGAAGAAGCCGGTGCCACGCGGATATTCGGCCTCTTGCCCTCCGCCACGGGCGCACAGATGTATGCCCTGTGGCGTGAATTCACCACCGGGACGAGTGCCGAGGCCCGCTATGCCCGCGCGATTGACCGCATGATGCCGGTGCTGCAGAACCTCAACAGCGCCGGTCAAAGCTGGCGCGAGAACGGCATCCGCATCGATCAGGTCACGCGCATGAATCACCCCAAAATTTCGGGCATGTTCCCCACCTTGTGGCCGCTGCTTGAACAGCAACTGCAAGCGGCGGTGACCCGCGGTGATCTCGGCCCGGCCGGCGCTGAGTAA
- the panC gene encoding pantoate--beta-alanine ligase, translating into MKIIHTIAELRAWRATVGKVAFVPTMGNLHQGHMALIRAAQEETEHIVVSIFVNRLQFGQGEDFDRYPRTLASDAALIEEVAPNAVVFAPDEKELYPHVVQHYKVDPPAIQDELCGAFRPGHFQGVATVVTKLFNIVQPTVACFGKKDYQQLFVIQSMVEELNMPLQIIPVDTGRAESGLALSSRNGYLSPEERVEAARIYFHLTRMRDAILAGERDYEKLANETIADLTARGWAQIDYVEARNAHTLKPATHTDHHIVWLIAARLGKTRLIDNLEIDL; encoded by the coding sequence ATGAAAATCATCCATACCATCGCTGAACTGCGCGCCTGGCGCGCCACCGTGGGCAAAGTGGCCTTTGTGCCGACCATGGGTAATCTGCATCAGGGCCACATGGCGCTGATCCGCGCCGCGCAGGAAGAAACGGAGCACATTGTTGTCAGCATCTTTGTGAACCGCCTGCAGTTTGGCCAGGGTGAAGATTTCGACCGTTACCCGCGCACGCTGGCCTCTGACGCCGCGCTGATCGAAGAAGTCGCGCCCAACGCCGTGGTGTTTGCGCCGGATGAAAAAGAGCTGTACCCGCACGTGGTGCAGCACTACAAGGTAGACCCGCCGGCCATTCAGGACGAGTTGTGTGGTGCGTTCCGCCCGGGGCATTTCCAGGGCGTGGCCACGGTGGTGACCAAGCTCTTCAACATCGTCCAGCCGACGGTGGCTTGTTTTGGCAAGAAAGACTATCAGCAGCTGTTCGTGATCCAGAGCATGGTAGAAGAACTGAACATGCCGCTGCAGATCATCCCGGTCGATACCGGTCGCGCTGAAAGCGGGCTGGCGCTGTCGTCCCGCAATGGTTATCTGAGTCCGGAAGAGCGCGTGGAAGCCGCCCGCATCTATTTCCACCTGACCCGCATGCGCGACGCCATCCTGGCAGGTGAGCGTGATTACGAGAAACTGGCCAACGAAACAATCGCCGACCTGACTGCCCGTGGCTGGGCGCAGATTGACTACGTAGAGGCGCGCAACGCCCACACGCTCAAGCCGGCAACGCATACCGATCACCACATTGTCTGGTTGATTGCGGCGCGTCTGGGCAAGACCCGCTTGATCGACAATCTGGAAATTGATCTGTGA
- a CDS encoding LysE family translocator has protein sequence MRFDLWLAFVLTTLLISATPGPNMLLMLSHGTRYGWKATTATMAGACTGLAILFTASAFGLAAVLAASATLFLVLKLVGAAYLVYLGIQCWRAGETLALPKANSNSGTSRFRLGLTVALSNPKAILFAGAFLPQFIDPHLPQQSQWCVLLVSFFIIESSWQIAYAAGGSRLAAWLQQPRRVRWFNRGCGGAFFAVGGLLALARR, from the coding sequence ATGCGCTTCGATCTCTGGCTGGCCTTTGTGCTCACCACGCTGCTGATCTCTGCCACACCTGGCCCCAACATGTTGCTGATGCTCTCGCACGGCACACGCTACGGCTGGAAGGCCACCACGGCCACCATGGCGGGCGCATGTACCGGTCTGGCGATCCTGTTCACCGCATCGGCCTTCGGCCTTGCCGCCGTCCTGGCTGCCTCGGCCACCTTGTTCCTGGTGCTCAAGCTCGTGGGCGCGGCGTATCTGGTGTATCTGGGCATTCAGTGCTGGCGTGCCGGCGAAACCCTGGCCTTGCCCAAGGCCAACAGCAATAGTGGCACCAGCCGCTTCCGGCTGGGGCTGACGGTGGCGTTATCCAACCCCAAGGCGATCCTGTTTGCCGGCGCCTTCTTGCCGCAGTTCATTGACCCGCATCTGCCCCAGCAATCGCAATGGTGCGTGTTGCTGGTGTCGTTCTTCATCATTGAATCCAGCTGGCAGATTGCCTACGCCGCGGGCGGTTCGCGCCTGGCCGCGTGGCTGCAACAGCCCCGGCGCGTGCGCTGGTTCAACCGCGGCTGCGGCGGCGCGTTCTTTGCGGTAGGTGGCCTGCTGGCACTGGCGCGCCGGTAA